In Malus sylvestris chromosome 15, drMalSylv7.2, whole genome shotgun sequence, a single genomic region encodes these proteins:
- the LOC126601441 gene encoding LOB domain-containing protein 36-like: MSSSSSNSPCAACKFLRRKCTQECVFAPYFPPDNPHKFSKVHKVFGASNVAKILNELSASQRDDAVNSLAYEAEARLRDPVYGCVGLISILQQRLKEVQADLFNAKKELATYMGPQGMLSILQPPTYMAQQLQGNASSAVSPYMSPMIGIPTGAASGQLMIREPQQQQIFEAQQLAVAVAAREQQEMFRSFDQSKQAMQQQAQDHVRFNSGFDSSPGSVTVGGFTQMAGALGNAVSPSLALGFDSGPYHQIQQQQPHHNPHLHLHLQLQSQLLLQTQQPQGQHQAQQPQQPQLQAKSDLGEEGGGRSVGPSC, encoded by the coding sequence atgtCTTCGTCGTCGTCAAACTCTCCTTGCGCAGCGTGCAAATTTCTGCGGCGGAAGTGCACGCAGGAGTGCGTCTTCGCGCCTTACTTCCCACCTGACAATCCCCATAAGTTTTCCAAAGTCCACAAGGTCTTCGGTGCCAGCAATGTCGCCAAGATCCTCAACGAGCTCAGCGCTTCTCAGCGCGATGACGCCGTCAACTCTCTGGCCTATGAGGCGGAGGCCCGCCTTCGCGACCCCGTCTACGGCTGCGTTGGACTCATTTCCATCCTCCAGCAGCGGCTCAAGGAAGTCCAGGCCGACCTTTTCAATGCCAAGAAGGAGCTCGCCACTTACATGGGCCCACAAGGTATGCTCTCCATCCTCCAGCCGCCAACTTACATGGCTCAGCAGCTCCAAGGAAACGCTTCTTCCGCCGTTTCGCCGTACATGTCTCCAATGATTGGCATTCCAACCGGGGCTGCTTCCGGGCAGTTGATGATTCGAGAGCCACAGCAACAACAGATTTTTGAGGCGCAGCAGTTGGCGGTGGCCGTGGCAGCGAGGGAGCAGCAGGAGATGTTCAGGAGTTTTGATCAGAGTAAACAGGCAATGCAGCAGCAGGCGCAGGACCATGTGAGATTCAACAGTGGGTTTGACTCGTCCCCTGGCTCGGTCACTGTGGGCGGCTTCACTCAGATGGCCGGAGCGTTGGGCAACGCCGTTTCGCCGTCTTTGGCTCTGGGGTTTGATAGCGGTCCGTACCACCAGATTCAGCAGCAGCAGCCTCACCATAATccccacctccacctccacctgcAGCTTCAGTCTCAGTTGTTGCTCCAAACCCAACAGCCGCAAGGGCAGCATCAGGCTCAGCAGCCCCAGCAACCCCAGTTGCAGGCAAAGTCCGATCTGGGCGAGGAAGGCGGTGGTAGGAGTGTGGGTCCCTCTTGTTGA